One Castanea sativa cultivar Marrone di Chiusa Pesio chromosome 4, ASM4071231v1 DNA window includes the following coding sequences:
- the LOC142630970 gene encoding mediator of RNA polymerase II transcription subunit 15a-like → MKSLIICLANCFLQIKTMKDLYLPEISEMYQKIAAKLQQHDSLPQQSNSDQLEKLKVFKTMLERIITFLQVSKNNISLGYKEKFGSYEKQILNFINVNRPKMPALQQGQLPVPHMQSVLSHENKE, encoded by the exons atgaagagTTTGATAATCTGTCTTGCTAATTGCTTTTTGCAGATCAAAACCATGAAGGACTTGTACTTGCCTGAAATAAGTGAAATGTACCAGAAAATTGCTGCTAAATTGCAGCAG CATGATTCTCTTCCACAACAATCAAATTCAGATCAACTTGAGAAGTTGAAAGTATTTAAGACTATGTTGGAGCGTATTATAACATTCTTACAGgtttccaaaaataatatatcactTGGTTACAAGGAGAAGTTTGGGTCATATGAGAAGCagatattaaattttataaacgTTAATCGGCCTAAGATGCCTGCACTGCAACAAGGACAGCTTCCTGTGCCTCATATGCAATCTGTGCTGTCTCATGAGAATAAAGAGTGA